The sequence GCGCACGCCCGGCAAACACAGCAGGCCGAGCAGGCCGGTGGTGATGCTGCCGCCCACCGTGCCACCGCTGGCGCCGCCATCGCCCCAGGGTGTGCTGCGGGCCGCATCGCTGAAGAGGCCGTACTGCAGGCGCCCGGCGCCGGCGGCCATCTGCCGTGAGCCGGGCCCGCCCACCACGCCGTTGGACAGCGAGAGCGTGTACGGGGTGGTGCAGGCCAGCAGCAGGTAGGTGGGGGTGCAGGTGACCACCACGCTGGCCGAGCTGTCCACGCGTGCCCCGCCGGGCGAGGTGTAGGCACCAAAGGCCAGCGGTGTGGCCGACACGCTGCAGCTGCTGGCGTGGGCGTCCATCGCGCCCAGCAACAGCAGAGAGGTGAGCGCGAGGTGTTTCATCACAGCGGGTGCGCCTGGCAGGTGAGCGGGCCGATCGCGGGCTGGATGAGCGAAGCGTCGGGAGCTTTGAACAGCAGGTGACAGACGCCTTGCGGGCCGTCGATGCGGATGCGGTTGACTTCCTCGATGTCGTTCAGGAACACCTTGCCGCCCTGTGCAAACGGTGCGCCGCTGCCCGGGGCATCGTCGCTGCGGCGTGCGCGCGAACCGGCGGCCACGGGCTCACCGGTCGGGCGTATCACCTCCAGCAGCACCGAGCGGCTGCGCCGCGCAGGAAACTTCGCCTGCACCACCGACTGGGCGCGCGGGCGCAGGCGCATTTCGGGAAACGACAGCAGCGTGTCCATGGGCAGGGCGTCGGCCGAAATGCCGATGACGTTGTCTTCCCAGGCATGCAGGCCGTGAACCCAGGCGCGGCCTTGCGCGTCGGTCACGGCCACCTCGCGGTGGTTGAGCCGCACGCCCACACCGACCATGCCCTCGACCTCGATCTGCGCGGCCACACCTTCGCCGAGCGCGCGCCCGGCCACGGGCATGCCACCAAGCCAGATGAGGCCGCCGCTGGCGGTGGCGCGCAGGGCGGTGGAGCCGGACTGGGCGAGCTGGGCCGCCTGCACTTCCACCCGCCCGGCTTCTCCCAGCCAGCTCCAGGCGCCCATGGCGCGCTGCTGGCCGGTGCTGGCCTGCAGGCGCCAGCCCTGACCGCCGGCCACCGGCTCGTGGCGCTGCGCCTGCAGCGCGAGGCGGCTGTCTCTGTCGGTCTGGGCCCGCACCGCGGTGGTGGTGTCGCGGTCGAGCTGGCGGGTGAGCATGAGCGCCATGCTCCAGCGGTGTTCGCGCTGCAAGGCGCTCAGGCCCATCTGCCAGTCGTTGCCCATGCGCCGCTGCACCGAGGCCGTGAGCACCCGGGTTTTCAGGCCGGTGGCGCCGGTCTGCCAGATGGCGCCGGCCGACCAGCTGGTCTGGCCCAGGGTCCAGCCGCCGAAGAGGGCGGCGCGCCGCAGCGGGGCGCGGCTGCCGTCGAGCTGGCGAAAGCCGTCGTCGGCCTGGTCCAGGCTGGCGCTCAGGTGGACCTGCCGCGTGGTGCGCTCCAGTGCCAGCCGCATGCTGTGGCCACTGCCCATGCCCTCGGTCTGGCTGAGCGCGGCCTGCACGCTGAGCACACCCCATTGCGACGGGATCCAGTGCCCGCCCAGGCGCAGGCTGCGCACCAGGTCGCTGCTCTCCACCCTCGCCTGGGTGGTCAGGGTGTTGCTCCAGCCGTGGCGCACCGAGGCGGCGGCAAAGTGCCCGGCGTAGCGGTCGCTCGGCAGGCCGTAGTTCAGGCGCAGCACGCCGGCTTCGAAGCAGCTGTCGGTCAGGCCCGAGCGAAGCAGGCGGGGGCTGGTGTAGTAGGGCACGGTGCGCACCTGCTCGATGCCTTGCAGGTCGCGCTGCACGATGCGGATTTCACCTGCCCCGGTCAGGGTGGGCAGGGTCTCCAGCGAGAACGGGCCGGAACCCACGGCCAGGCTGCCGGCGGGGCGGTCGTTGATGAGCAGGTCGATGCCGCTGGGCACCTGTGCGCTGCCCTGCACAGAAGGCAGCGGGTGGTGCACTTGGTCGGGCTGCAGGCCGAAGTCGGATCGCGCCTGCACGCCGGCAAAACGAAGCGTGGGCGCGATCTCGCCGCCGCAGCTGAACGCGTCGCCCACGGTGGTGCGCCACAGGGTGTCGGGGTCGGCGTGTTGCCACGCGGTGTCGAGCCGGCGAAACCGGGGCCCGTTGGCGGGCTGGTCACCCAGTTGCAGCAGGCCGCTGTGGCGCAGCCCGCCCTGGGGCGATAGGCCGAAGGCGCGCAGGTCCAGAAAGGCGCTGCTCTGGCTGCCGCTGCGGTCGCGGTCCAGGTTGAGGGTGTAGTCCAGCGCCAGGCCCAGGTGAGAAGGGCTCAGGGCCACCGCCTGGCTGGCGGTATCGCCCAGGTTCACCACCTGGCCGGTGAACGCGGCAGCGGCTGCGGTGAGCTCCAGCCGCTGGGTGCTCGGGCGCATCTGCGGCTGCCAGGGGTGCAGGCTGTGGTGGGGCTCGCCATCGATGGTGCGCGCCAGATCGGCGGGTTTGAGGCGCCAGGCCGCCATGGCCTGGGCCGAGGCGAAGAACCGGCCCTCTTCCTCCACGATGAAGGCGTTGGCGTCGGCCGACTGCCCGTTGATCCAGACATCGAGCAGGCGCACCTGGTGGGCGGCGAACGCCTGGCCCGTCCCGATCAGCAATGCGGTGGTCAGGACGACCCGTCGCTCATTGCGCGGCCACGGCATCGAGCTGGCCGCGCAGCGTGCCGGCATTGCTGTCGGCTTCGATGCGCAAGGTCTTGTGACGCAGGGCCGGCGGCAGCGGCCAGCGGCAGCGCCCGCCGGGCAGCGCGTAGCACGGGCCCAGGGTGGTGGGCGCGCCGTCGTCGCTGGCCAGCCGCAGTTCGCGCACGTGCACATGGCGCGTGCCGGCGTTGTTGAGTTCCACCACGCCATCGGCCGCGCCGCGCTGCCATTGCGCCTGTGACGTGCCGGCACCGGTGCCGACCACGAACACGGGCAGGCTCAGGCGCAGCAGCATCTGCACACCGGTGTCGCCCTCGTCCGGTGTGGTGGCCACCTGCGTGAGCCAGATGCGGTGCGGGCGCTCCACGCCGTCTTGCGCGGCGCGCCGCAGGCCCACGCGCACCACCTGCTGGGCGCCGGGGGCCAGCTCGAAGATGGGCGGGTTGACGATGAGGTCGCTGCTGGGCTGGAGTTGGTCGCGGTCTTGCGTTTGTGACCAATCGAAGGCCTCAGCCTGGATCAACAGGGGACGCGCCGTGGGGTTGGAGACCACCAGCTGACCAGTGGGCTGGCGGCTGCCGAGGTCCAGGCGCACCGGCCGCACCTGAAACGCCTCCGCGTTGCCGCAAAGCAGCGCCGCACCGAGGAGCAGAGACGACCAGACACGGTCCATCGCAAGGGGGCGCATGGCCGTCTCAGTAGGTGGCCGTCACGGTGATGGTGTCGGCGTACGAACCCACCGCTGCGGCGGCGCTGGACGGTACCCGGCCATAAACCGTGAAGGATTGCGCCAGACCGGTGCCGGTGCTGCTGCGTGTGCTGGTTCCGCCCGTGCCGTCGCCCCAGAGCGTGGTGCGC is a genomic window of Hydrogenophaga sp. RAC07 containing:
- a CDS encoding Csu type fimbrial protein; this encodes MKHLALTSLLLLGAMDAHASSCSVSATPLAFGAYTSPGGARVDSSASVVVTCTPTYLLLACTTPYTLSLSNGVVGGPGSRQMAAGAGRLQYGLFSDAARSTPWGDGGASGGTVGGSITTGLLGLLCLPGVRNHTVYGRLPANQSVPAGSYVDQVVLTITY
- a CDS encoding fimbria/pilus outer membrane usher protein, giving the protein MPARCAASSMPWPRNERRVVLTTALLIGTGQAFAAHQVRLLDVWINGQSADANAFIVEEEGRFFASAQAMAAWRLKPADLARTIDGEPHHSLHPWQPQMRPSTQRLELTAAAAAFTGQVVNLGDTASQAVALSPSHLGLALDYTLNLDRDRSGSQSSAFLDLRAFGLSPQGGLRHSGLLQLGDQPANGPRFRRLDTAWQHADPDTLWRTTVGDAFSCGGEIAPTLRFAGVQARSDFGLQPDQVHHPLPSVQGSAQVPSGIDLLINDRPAGSLAVGSGPFSLETLPTLTGAGEIRIVQRDLQGIEQVRTVPYYTSPRLLRSGLTDSCFEAGVLRLNYGLPSDRYAGHFAAASVRHGWSNTLTTQARVESSDLVRSLRLGGHWIPSQWGVLSVQAALSQTEGMGSGHSMRLALERTTRQVHLSASLDQADDGFRQLDGSRAPLRRAALFGGWTLGQTSWSAGAIWQTGATGLKTRVLTASVQRRMGNDWQMGLSALQREHRWSMALMLTRQLDRDTTTAVRAQTDRDSRLALQAQRHEPVAGGQGWRLQASTGQQRAMGAWSWLGEAGRVEVQAAQLAQSGSTALRATASGGLIWLGGMPVAGRALGEGVAAQIEVEGMVGVGVRLNHREVAVTDAQGRAWVHGLHAWEDNVIGISADALPMDTLLSFPEMRLRPRAQSVVQAKFPARRSRSVLLEVIRPTGEPVAAGSRARRSDDAPGSGAPFAQGGKVFLNDIEEVNRIRIDGPQGVCHLLFKAPDASLIQPAIGPLTCQAHPL
- a CDS encoding fimbrial biogenesis chaperone, with translation MRPLAMDRVWSSLLLGAALLCGNAEAFQVRPVRLDLGSRQPTGQLVVSNPTARPLLIQAEAFDWSQTQDRDQLQPSSDLIVNPPIFELAPGAQQVVRVGLRRAAQDGVERPHRIWLTQVATTPDEGDTGVQMLLRLSLPVFVVGTGAGTSQAQWQRGAADGVVELNNAGTRHVHVRELRLASDDGAPTTLGPCYALPGGRCRWPLPPALRHKTLRIEADSNAGTLRGQLDAVAAQ